The Mucilaginibacter mallensis genome has a segment encoding these proteins:
- a CDS encoding FecR family protein: MNKQKFRKLLNKYLSGKADPEEEQMLFDWYDASKNDSFVPDEELSTEEQQELFLDIRSRINTGDDNNKRQQLFFIFKIAASIILMVSILGAWYVIFKINTTAKDGAQNIVITAKGQRKNFALPDGTMVWLNSDSRLSFPIQFNKNQRLVTLAGEAYFEVRHNAKKPFIVHTNKIDIQDIGTVFDVKAYPLENKVETSLIKGAVQVSVLQGDKKVVILQPQQKFVLIKITPNNNAASHDSSFVNRITTDPRLQVARETEWRKGFLSFDNESFSDLAIELGRWYNVKVIFQNPAFKNYRFTGTLNDAGFDTVMEALMLSEHFNYRKEADHTVVIY; encoded by the coding sequence ATGAACAAACAAAAGTTCCGTAAACTATTAAACAAGTATCTTTCAGGAAAGGCTGATCCGGAGGAAGAACAAATGCTGTTTGATTGGTATGATGCGTCCAAGAACGATTCATTTGTTCCTGATGAGGAATTATCAACCGAAGAACAGCAAGAACTGTTTTTAGATATTCGTTCGCGAATAAACACCGGAGATGACAACAATAAGAGGCAGCAGCTGTTCTTTATCTTTAAGATCGCGGCCTCCATTATTTTGATGGTATCAATTCTTGGTGCGTGGTACGTTATTTTCAAAATAAATACTACTGCTAAAGATGGTGCCCAAAATATTGTAATTACCGCAAAAGGACAAAGAAAAAACTTTGCACTACCCGATGGTACAATGGTGTGGCTGAATTCTGACAGCCGCTTATCATTCCCGATTCAATTTAATAAAAACCAACGACTGGTGACTTTAGCAGGTGAGGCTTATTTTGAAGTAAGGCATAATGCTAAGAAGCCGTTTATTGTTCATACCAATAAAATAGATATACAAGATATAGGGACGGTATTTGATGTAAAAGCATATCCGCTGGAAAATAAGGTGGAAACATCATTAATTAAAGGTGCGGTGCAGGTAAGCGTTTTACAGGGAGATAAAAAAGTGGTTATTCTGCAACCACAACAAAAATTTGTGCTGATAAAGATTACACCTAATAACAATGCGGCATCGCATGATAGTAGTTTCGTTAATCGCATAACCACAGATCCCCGATTACAGGTAGCAAGAGAAACCGAATGGAGAAAAGGTTTTTTGAGTTTTGATAATGAAAGTTTTTCAGATCTGGCAATTGAACTGGGACGATGGTATAATGTAAAAGTGATATTTCAAAACCCGGCATTTAAAAATTACAGGTTCACAGGTACGCTGAATGATGCAGGTTTCGATACCGTAATGGAAGCGTTAATGTTGAGCGAGCATTTTAACTACAGAAAGGAGGCTGATCATACTGTCGTTATCTACTAA
- a CDS encoding RNA polymerase sigma factor, whose protein sequence is MQVQGLPIFQDQELLEKLRQDNADAFEVIYKKYFPRLYAHAYKLLKDKDACKDIIQEIFSQLWFKRHTQEIKSLDAYLYAATRFQVFKAIRSSRCYEDLFDVADELPVCRNTENLINEKEMALTLYNGIAQLPEKCRTIFYMSRMQYFSNKDIALKLSIAPKTVENQLTIAFRKLRINFREYLPALILMAYCCR, encoded by the coding sequence ATGCAAGTACAGGGACTGCCAATTTTTCAAGATCAGGAGTTGCTCGAAAAATTAAGGCAAGATAACGCAGATGCGTTTGAGGTCATTTACAAAAAATATTTTCCCCGCTTATATGCACATGCTTATAAATTATTAAAAGATAAGGACGCATGTAAAGATATTATTCAGGAAATATTTTCACAACTCTGGTTTAAAAGGCATACACAGGAGATTAAATCGCTTGATGCCTATTTATATGCGGCAACCCGATTCCAGGTATTCAAAGCAATACGCTCAAGTCGTTGCTATGAAGATTTGTTTGATGTTGCAGATGAACTGCCTGTCTGTAGAAACACAGAAAATTTAATCAATGAAAAAGAAATGGCTTTAACATTGTACAATGGAATAGCCCAACTGCCTGAAAAATGCAGAACCATATTTTACATGAGCAGGATGCAATATTTTTCAAATAAAGATATTGCATTAAAACTTTCTATTGCTCCTAAAACAGTTGAAAATCAGTTAACTATTGCTTTCCGTAAGCTTAGGATTAATTTTCGCGAGTATCTTCCCGCTTTAATATTGATGGCGTATTGTTGCCGTTGA
- a CDS encoding rhamnogalacturonan lyase has product MTKYYKFVLLLILFYTSITRLSCAQQQVENLGRGLIAIKYDNRHVFLSWRLLANDRETASFNVYRQQKGEKAIKLNRVSLTAGTNFTDSTADLSKDNTWFVKSAGGLNNGKSSSYTLFSSKKPQQYLSIPLQQPPGGEIDGVKYTYSANDASVADLDGDGEYEIILKWNPSNAQNPPQTGFTGNQIIDAYKLDGTRLWRIDLGKNIRSGAAYTQFLVYDFDGDGKAEMITKTADGTVDGTGKVIGDSSKDWRTYDKTSGCYGKIVNGPEYLTVFDGKTGAALSTVPFIPDRYPLNGWGGTGGNGGNDSTGGRSDRFTAGVAYLDGKHPTAFFVRGWYGRTVIAAWDWQNKKLTSRWVFDSRDRNNPYSGMANHSVSVADVDNDGKDEICVGAMTVDDDGKGLYTTGLGHGDALHVAKMDPDNDDVMVFGIHEIEDTTKTPPRPGVALYDARTGKIRFSIGRNVDVGRGVAADIDPTHPGFENWGGPGGLRDLNGKTISKDRPSSTNFVIWWDDDLTRELLDKNRIDKWDWKTNKTINLLTAEDCEANNGTKATPCLSADIFGDWREEVIWRTKDNKELRIYSTTIPTKYRFVTLMQDPQYRTAVAGQNVGYNQPPHPGFYLGAGMHKVVRKKVRVVNQ; this is encoded by the coding sequence TAGAAAATTTAGGCCGGGGCTTGATCGCCATTAAATATGATAATCGCCATGTTTTTTTAAGCTGGAGATTATTAGCCAATGACCGGGAAACGGCCAGTTTTAACGTTTACAGACAGCAGAAAGGTGAAAAAGCAATCAAATTGAACAGGGTATCATTAACCGCCGGTACCAATTTTACCGATAGTACGGCTGATCTTTCAAAAGATAATACCTGGTTTGTAAAAAGTGCTGGCGGTTTAAATAATGGGAAAAGCTCATCATATACGTTATTTAGTAGTAAAAAGCCGCAGCAATATCTTTCTATCCCATTACAACAACCGCCCGGTGGCGAAATAGATGGCGTAAAATATACTTACTCAGCTAATGATGCCAGTGTGGCCGATTTGGATGGCGATGGAGAATACGAGATTATTCTAAAATGGAACCCTAGTAATGCACAGAATCCCCCTCAAACCGGGTTTACGGGCAACCAGATAATTGACGCCTACAAGCTGGATGGTACACGGCTATGGCGTATTGATCTGGGTAAAAATATACGCTCGGGTGCTGCATATACACAGTTCTTAGTTTATGATTTTGATGGCGATGGCAAGGCCGAAATGATTACTAAAACAGCAGATGGTACAGTTGATGGCACAGGAAAAGTGATTGGCGATAGTAGTAAAGACTGGCGTACCTATGATAAAACATCCGGATGTTATGGAAAAATTGTCAATGGTCCGGAATATTTAACTGTATTCGACGGCAAAACAGGAGCAGCCTTATCTACCGTTCCATTTATTCCGGATAGGTATCCTTTAAATGGCTGGGGTGGAACAGGAGGCAACGGGGGCAATGACAGTACCGGAGGCCGTTCAGATCGTTTTACAGCAGGTGTAGCCTATCTTGATGGAAAGCATCCTACGGCCTTCTTTGTTCGCGGCTGGTATGGTCGTACCGTTATTGCTGCCTGGGATTGGCAGAACAAAAAATTGACCAGTAGGTGGGTTTTTGACTCCAGGGATAGAAATAATCCTTATTCCGGAATGGCCAATCATAGTGTAAGTGTTGCAGATGTGGATAATGATGGGAAAGATGAGATATGCGTTGGCGCAATGACGGTTGACGATGATGGCAAAGGATTATATACAACCGGCCTGGGGCATGGCGACGCGCTCCACGTGGCCAAAATGGATCCGGATAATGATGATGTTATGGTATTTGGTATACATGAGATTGAAGATACCACGAAAACACCGCCCCGGCCTGGTGTTGCTTTATACGATGCCCGTACAGGTAAAATAAGATTCAGCATCGGCCGCAATGTAGATGTGGGCAGAGGAGTAGCCGCAGATATTGATCCAACACATCCCGGGTTTGAGAATTGGGGTGGCCCCGGTGGCTTACGTGACCTTAATGGAAAAACGATTAGTAAAGACAGGCCAAGTTCAACCAATTTTGTGATCTGGTGGGACGATGACCTTACCCGTGAACTGCTGGATAAGAATCGCATAGATAAATGGGACTGGAAAACAAATAAGACAATTAATTTATTGACCGCCGAAGATTGTGAGGCCAATAATGGTACCAAGGCTACACCTTGCCTTAGTGCAGATATTTTTGGTGACTGGCGTGAAGAGGTAATATGGAGAACAAAAGATAATAAGGAACTGCGTATTTACTCTACCACCATACCAACCAAATATAGGTTTGTAACTCTCATGCAAGACCCTCAATATCGTACTGCTGTTGCCGGTCAAAATGTTGGTTATAATCAACCGCCGCATCCCGGGTTTTATCTGGGTGCGGGTATGCATAAGGTGGTCCGGAAGAAGGTGCGGGTTGTAAATCAATAA
- a CDS encoding TonB-dependent receptor, whose translation MTKLTFILMLLTFMDVSAKVYSQDTKISLSVENVTLSKALKAIEAKSTYQFFYSNSHFPADKNITLNVKDVSVKEVLTNILAKTTYTYHLLGNQIIVIADKNVKSSPIVIKGKVVDEKGIGLPGVNIHIKGTTTGISTSSDGSYQITVPTENTILVYSFVGYKSQEITPNGQYILNINLVPESGSLNEVLVVGYGTQKKSDILGAVASFDAKNIEDKPLDRVEQALIGEMAGVQVRQQTGMPGVGLSILVRGTGSITAGNEPLYVIDGFPLEVSSQNSNGTFTNNPLNNINPADIESVQVLKDAAAGAIYGSRAANGVVIITTKRGQTGKVKINFNANTGVSSVSKKLDVLSAQEWIEQATDVENTNWVASGAGRTADQTSAERAAILGLTNGAVNINYMSDPRWTEPGHPGLTYVDWQDEVFRKALFENYNLSASGGTENVKYFISGNYLNQNGTLINSNYLNYGMRANVEANASKKIKFGINLAPTYSINNAPPAEGKDNQLMKLAQMVPIVESSTGINTGAYGNPTYAWASAKLVSPYTYLKSTVNEIKISRLLGTAYAEYDVLPGLAIKSTVNYDGISQTTKTYIPDYVVTGAASSLTTNPGLYSSGSYTVLSQQDFLNENTISYNKTIANKHTISAVAGVSYNIVHDETVGLATAGGYANDIITTLNNAIPTSAGATYTGTNTESNNTLFSYYSRLQYGYEDKYLISGTIRRDASSKFGADNRWGTFPSASVGWRISKESFFDDIKPVSDLKLRFSWGESGNNNIGNYNSVPTLSSANYNFGGNTPISATGQVVSGLANPYLKWETSTTYNAGLDASFFAGRINLTVDAYNKKNSDLLLNLPVLAASGFTTSLQNIGAVVNKGLEISLNTVNIRRQDFQWSMNANIAFNKNTVTALGPGNATIQIASAYSGSNAPYLLEKGLPEFSYYVTKVEGILTAADIANPKVAKIAGEMVGDPKYYDANGDGVINANDRVVDGHPNPNYTWGWTNTFRYHDFDLSILVYGQQGGSILSYFGRAIDVAGSTSQNILGVWNDRWTPQNQNYSAPRGKLDPSYTVPYVTSDWIYSTDFIRIQNITLGYNLKKLFPDSKAISAARIYFSLENYFGHDKYKGGVNPEAQNTNVSGNSSYALPGDYGSMPLSKTASLGVNFSF comes from the coding sequence ATGACCAAATTGACTTTTATATTGATGCTGCTTACCTTTATGGATGTATCAGCTAAAGTCTATTCACAGGATACTAAAATAAGCCTTTCTGTTGAGAATGTGACCCTTAGTAAGGCTTTAAAAGCAATAGAAGCAAAGTCGACTTATCAATTTTTCTATAGCAATAGTCATTTTCCTGCGGATAAAAATATAACATTAAACGTTAAGGATGTCTCTGTAAAAGAAGTCCTGACCAATATTTTGGCTAAGACCACCTATACCTACCATTTGCTGGGTAACCAAATCATTGTTATTGCAGATAAAAACGTTAAGTCTTCTCCTATCGTTATCAAGGGTAAGGTAGTTGACGAAAAAGGAATTGGCTTACCGGGTGTAAATATCCATATAAAGGGTACAACTACAGGTATTTCTACCTCATCTGATGGTAGTTACCAAATAACAGTCCCAACCGAGAATACCATATTGGTTTATTCATTTGTTGGTTATAAATCTCAGGAAATCACACCCAATGGACAATATATATTGAATATAAATCTGGTTCCGGAATCGGGGAGTTTAAATGAGGTTTTGGTAGTAGGTTACGGTACACAGAAGAAAAGTGATATTCTTGGTGCCGTAGCGTCATTTGATGCAAAGAACATTGAGGACAAACCTCTTGACAGGGTTGAGCAGGCGCTGATTGGCGAGATGGCAGGTGTACAGGTAAGGCAACAAACCGGTATGCCTGGCGTAGGTCTAAGTATTTTGGTTCGAGGTACCGGTTCTATTACGGCCGGAAATGAACCGCTGTATGTAATTGACGGTTTCCCGCTTGAGGTATCAAGCCAGAATTCCAACGGCACCTTTACCAATAACCCTTTAAATAACATTAACCCGGCAGATATTGAGAGTGTACAGGTATTAAAAGATGCTGCAGCAGGCGCCATATACGGATCACGGGCGGCAAATGGCGTTGTTATTATTACTACCAAAAGGGGCCAGACGGGTAAGGTTAAGATTAATTTTAATGCGAATACAGGAGTAAGTTCAGTTTCAAAGAAGCTGGATGTTTTGAGCGCGCAGGAATGGATAGAACAGGCGACCGATGTAGAAAATACCAACTGGGTGGCTTCAGGCGCAGGAAGAACTGCCGATCAAACCAGTGCGGAGCGGGCCGCTATTTTAGGGCTGACGAATGGTGCGGTAAACATTAATTATATGAGCGATCCGCGATGGACGGAGCCTGGTCATCCTGGCCTGACTTATGTGGATTGGCAGGACGAGGTTTTCCGCAAAGCGCTTTTCGAAAACTATAATTTATCGGCAAGCGGTGGAACTGAAAATGTAAAATATTTTATATCCGGCAACTACCTTAATCAAAACGGAACACTAATCAATTCCAATTACCTCAACTATGGCATGAGGGCCAATGTTGAAGCAAATGCCAGCAAGAAAATTAAATTCGGTATCAATCTGGCTCCAACTTATTCCATCAATAATGCGCCACCGGCCGAAGGTAAAGATAACCAACTGATGAAGCTGGCGCAAATGGTGCCGATTGTAGAGAGCTCAACAGGTATCAACACAGGTGCTTATGGTAACCCAACCTATGCCTGGGCTAGTGCGAAACTGGTGAGCCCTTATACATATCTCAAGTCTACAGTAAACGAGATCAAAATTTCCCGCTTATTGGGAACTGCCTATGCCGAATATGATGTGTTGCCCGGACTTGCTATCAAATCAACCGTGAACTATGACGGTATTAGTCAAACTACGAAAACCTATATACCGGATTATGTTGTCACCGGAGCGGCATCTTCGCTAACTACAAATCCCGGGCTTTATTCATCTGGTTCTTATACCGTATTAAGCCAACAGGACTTTTTAAATGAAAACACTATAAGTTATAATAAAACGATTGCAAATAAACATACCATTTCTGCAGTAGCTGGTGTTTCCTACAATATTGTGCATGACGAAACGGTTGGCCTGGCAACTGCCGGAGGCTATGCAAATGATATTATAACCACCCTGAACAATGCTATTCCAACAAGTGCCGGTGCAACCTATACCGGAACGAACACGGAAAGTAACAATACATTATTTTCCTATTATAGCAGGCTGCAATATGGCTATGAAGACAAATACCTTATTTCGGGTACCATCAGGAGAGATGCTTCTTCCAAGTTTGGCGCTGATAACCGCTGGGGGACATTCCCATCAGCATCCGTAGGCTGGCGGATTTCCAAGGAATCATTTTTTGATGATATTAAACCTGTAAGTGATTTGAAATTGCGCTTTAGCTGGGGTGAATCAGGCAATAATAATATCGGTAATTATAACTCGGTACCTACTTTATCGAGTGCGAATTACAATTTTGGCGGTAATACACCTATATCGGCTACGGGTCAGGTAGTTTCCGGCTTAGCCAATCCATATCTTAAGTGGGAAACATCAACTACGTACAATGCAGGCCTGGATGCCAGTTTCTTTGCGGGACGCATCAATTTAACAGTAGATGCTTATAACAAGAAAAACAGCGATTTGCTATTAAATCTTCCTGTTTTAGCAGCCAGCGGATTTACTACCAGTTTGCAAAACATAGGAGCTGTAGTAAACAAGGGGTTAGAGATAAGTTTAAATACAGTAAATATCAGGCGGCAGGACTTCCAATGGTCAATGAATGCCAATATAGCATTCAATAAGAATACGGTAACAGCACTAGGGCCGGGCAATGCGACGATACAGATCGCCTCGGCCTATAGTGGCAGCAATGCACCGTATTTGCTGGAGAAAGGACTTCCCGAATTCAGTTACTACGTAACCAAGGTTGAAGGTATACTAACCGCTGCGGATATTGCAAACCCCAAAGTGGCAAAAATAGCCGGTGAAATGGTTGGAGACCCCAAGTATTATGATGCAAACGGAGATGGTGTTATCAATGCCAACGATCGCGTTGTAGATGGTCACCCCAACCCGAATTATACATGGGGATGGACAAACACATTCCGTTACCATGATTTTGATCTGAGTATATTGGTTTATGGGCAGCAGGGTGGTTCCATATTATCCTATTTTGGAAGGGCAATTGACGTTGCCGGTAGTACATCTCAGAATATATTGGGTGTATGGAATGACCGGTGGACACCGCAAAACCAAAATTATAGCGCGCCAAGAGGAAAACTTGATCCTTCATATACAGTGCCCTACGTAACTTCTGACTGGATTTATTCAACAGACTTCATCAGGATACAGAATATTACATTAGGGTATAACCTAAAAAAACTGTTCCCCGACTCCAAAGCTATCAGTGCGGCGAGAATTTATTTCTCCCTTGAAAATTATTTCGGGCATGATAAATATAAGGGAGGCGTAAATCCTGAAGCACAGAATACTAACGTAAGCGGTAACAGCAGCTATGCGCTTCCTGGTGATTATGGCTCAATGCCTTTAAGTAAAACGGCGTCACTAGGTGTAAACTTTAGCTTTTAA
- a CDS encoding DUF6250 domain-containing protein, translated as MKRYFILSFLLVAIISIEQILAQNALSVNNQSQSGRKLIFKALFNRPLDTTLWHIELERSPGSFVGVANDKLVLKTGAGVTVWLKKKLKGNLIIEYDRKVIMEGGPFDRLSDLNQFWMAADPHKSVFFTRSGKLDEYNNLQLYYVGMGGNGNTTTRFRKYDGLGNRILISEYTDQQHLLEANITYHIKIIIENGNISYEVNHQLYFAFNDPDPLTEGFLGFRSTKSNQEISNLKVYQLP; from the coding sequence ATGAAAAGATACTTTATCCTTTCCTTTTTGCTGGTCGCGATTATTAGCATTGAACAAATATTGGCGCAAAATGCACTTAGCGTAAATAACCAGTCACAAAGTGGGCGGAAATTGATTTTTAAGGCCCTTTTTAATCGTCCACTTGATACTACCCTATGGCATATCGAACTGGAACGTTCTCCGGGTTCATTTGTAGGCGTGGCAAACGATAAACTGGTACTTAAAACCGGAGCTGGTGTAACGGTATGGCTCAAGAAAAAATTGAAGGGAAATTTGATAATTGAGTATGACCGGAAAGTAATTATGGAAGGTGGGCCGTTTGACCGGCTATCTGATCTAAATCAGTTTTGGATGGCTGCCGACCCTCATAAAAGTGTTTTTTTTACCAGGTCGGGTAAGTTGGATGAATACAATAACCTGCAATTGTATTATGTAGGAATGGGCGGCAATGGCAACACTACTACCCGGTTCCGGAAATATGATGGTTTAGGCAACCGTATACTGATCTCGGAATACACCGATCAACAGCATTTGCTGGAAGCCAATATAACTTATCATATAAAAATTATTATTGAAAACGGGAATATAAGTTATGAGGTTAATCACCAATTATATTTTGCATTTAACGACCCCGATCCTTTAACCGAGGGCTTTTTGGGTTTCCGTTCAACCAAATCCAACCAGGAGATCTCTAACCTGAAGGTATACCAGTTGCCATAA